In a genomic window of Mastomys coucha isolate ucsf_1 unplaced genomic scaffold, UCSF_Mcou_1 pScaffold17, whole genome shotgun sequence:
- the Tmem212 gene encoding transmembrane protein 212: MKGLYLAAGKTLVTLGSLSIFSGSIAFFPVFSCKLWYTGWSVWIACPIWNGALAVTAGSLVLLAHREWTQRYLWEAVFTFVILSILGCPLHFAIALQSALLGPYCFYSFSGAAGTDYLGYAVTFPFPYTEFRSVCVDPPHYEEYHLSLQALDLCLSLLLFCVSLAVFIKLSARLIQTGQINVPKNPQSI, translated from the exons ATGAAGGGCCTCTACCTGGCCGCTGGCAAGACCCTGGTTACCCTGGGGAGCCTCAGCATCTTCTCTGGGTCCATTGCCTTCTTCCCTGTGTTTTCCTGCAAGCTCTGGTACACAGGATGGAGCGTTTGGATCGCCTGTCCCATCTGGAACGGGGCTTTG GCTGTCACAGCTGGATCACTGGTGCTGCTGGCTCATAGAGAGTGGACCCAGAGATACTTG TGGGAAGCGGTCTTCACATTTGTAATTCTGAGCATTCTGGGATGTCCGCTTCATTTCGCAATAGCCTTGCAATCTGCCCTCCTTGGTCCGTATTGCTTCTACTCCTTCTCAGGGGCTGCGGGGACCGATTACCTTGGTTACGCGGTTACCTTTCCTTTTCCGTACACGGAGTTCCGGTCGGTCTGTGTGGACCCGCCTCACTATGAAGAGTATCACCTGAGCCTTCAGGCCCTGGACCTGTGCCTAAGCCTCCTCCTATTCTGTGTGTCCCTGGCAGTGTTCATCAAGCTCTCTGCAAGACTGATACAAACCGGACAGATAAAT